A single region of the Streptomyces diastaticus subsp. diastaticus genome encodes:
- a CDS encoding FG-GAP repeat domain-containing protein encodes MGRRSLAYGGSAITRTPGPRPRRAGATAALLAAALVLTGCTQSPGDGADVRPGQTRAKARKGTPPLPVPRGRGSRATRDTTAPPDFNGDGHPDLILDELAKGPDDPRGDDAGIGIVHGSARGLVPGARRLLSPGRTAAKTEGVVPAAFDAEAACDLDGDGYTDLVVSTDPPFDGQGRPPVPVQLVFGGPEGLSGRAVVLRVPDRARFGNDWPDHPVCGDFDGDGEADLVLHASSSRLSFLRGPLTREGAPAAAGPALPVPGDLPAGPAADLDGDGTSDLVVRTGAGRAKARVVLGGPQGPVRQGPALPAATAHAFGHFTGTRTDDGLDTALAAGAALRLRPAAPGLPATTVRAPAPGPLAAGDTDGDGRTDLALAPADRSRTVTVLPGARTGLDAARANTVTPPGGKGDTVRLLALADYDGDGRADLVLHTVHGPTRDTVTVHPGTAGGTAARPSLSFTTADLLPR; translated from the coding sequence ATGGGCAGACGAAGCCTGGCGTACGGCGGCAGCGCGATCACGCGTACCCCCGGCCCCCGCCCCCGCCGAGCCGGCGCCACCGCCGCCCTGCTCGCCGCCGCCCTCGTCCTCACGGGCTGCACCCAGTCCCCCGGCGACGGGGCCGACGTCCGCCCCGGCCAGACCCGTGCCAAGGCGCGCAAGGGGACTCCGCCGCTGCCCGTCCCCCGGGGCAGGGGCAGCCGGGCCACCCGGGACACCACCGCGCCCCCGGACTTCAACGGCGACGGCCACCCCGACCTGATCCTCGACGAGCTGGCCAAGGGCCCCGACGACCCGCGGGGCGACGACGCGGGAATCGGGATCGTCCACGGCAGCGCGCGCGGACTCGTCCCGGGCGCCCGCCGGCTCCTGTCGCCGGGCCGTACGGCCGCCAAGACCGAGGGCGTGGTGCCCGCCGCCTTCGACGCGGAGGCCGCCTGTGACCTGGACGGCGACGGGTACACCGACCTGGTCGTCTCCACCGATCCGCCGTTCGACGGGCAGGGGCGCCCGCCCGTCCCGGTGCAGCTGGTCTTCGGCGGCCCCGAGGGGCTGTCGGGACGCGCCGTCGTCCTGCGCGTCCCGGACCGGGCGCGGTTCGGCAACGACTGGCCCGACCATCCGGTCTGCGGCGACTTCGACGGCGACGGCGAGGCGGACCTGGTCCTGCACGCCAGCAGCAGTCGCCTCTCCTTCCTCCGGGGCCCCCTCACCCGCGAGGGCGCCCCGGCGGCGGCCGGCCCCGCCCTGCCCGTCCCCGGCGACCTCCCGGCCGGGCCCGCCGCCGACCTCGACGGTGACGGGACGAGCGACCTCGTCGTCCGCACGGGCGCGGGCCGCGCCAAGGCCCGCGTCGTCCTCGGCGGGCCGCAGGGCCCCGTCCGGCAGGGCCCGGCCCTTCCGGCCGCCACCGCCCACGCCTTCGGCCACTTCACCGGCACCCGCACGGACGACGGCCTCGACACCGCCCTCGCCGCGGGCGCCGCCCTGCGTCTGCGGCCCGCTGCCCCGGGCCTGCCCGCCACCACCGTGCGGGCCCCGGCGCCCGGCCCGCTCGCGGCCGGCGACACCGACGGCGACGGCCGCACCGACCTCGCCCTCGCCCCGGCCGACCGGAGCCGCACCGTCACCGTGCTGCCCGGCGCCCGTACCGGCCTCGACGCGGCCCGCGCCAACACCGTCACGCCGCCCGGCGGCAAGGGCGACACCGTGCGACTGCTGGCCCTGGCCGACTACGACGGGGACGGCCGCGCCGACCTGGTCCTGCACACCGTGCACGGCCCCACCCGCGACACCGTCACCGTCCACCCCGGCACGGCCGGTGGCACCGCCGCGCGTCCCTCGCTCTCCTTCACCACGGCCGACCTGCTGCCGCGCTGA